A DNA window from Aureibaculum sp. 2308TA14-22 contains the following coding sequences:
- a CDS encoding sensor histidine kinase — protein MKLKKFSLRSRIFFAMILLVVIASILIALTAIYQYNEQTKDYHEDRLLRKENAVKASIDIELQRRTTFPVEEKYLHSIFKDKIYDISDINQLDIMIFNLAGELQISSSSDFTEDTTEHKISQRVLTQLAESPNHRVVVEDQTPSGIKYKSSYTYFNDRKFKPVGILHVHYLKDNSFQQEELKEFLSRLAFVYLFMLLIAIGIAYFVSKYITQSIKTVSEKMAKTALGKSNEKIILDNASLEIYNLVNAYNDMVDELEDSALKLAKSQREQAWREMAKQVAHEIKNPLTPMRLTVQSFEQRFDAKDPNIKSKIHEFSNSLIQQIDTMSSIASAFSNFAEMPKQNSESLNVVEVVKLALDIFNEDDVHYFHEDNEIVAKLDKTQLIRVVTNLIKNAVQSTENKEDAKIEVRVAEENEKVIITVADNGLGIDEEVKNKIFEPKFTTKSSGMGLGLAMVKNIVEAYDGNITFVSELGVGSVFTVTIPKN, from the coding sequence ATGAAACTCAAAAAATTCTCCTTACGGAGCAGAATCTTTTTTGCTATGATCCTATTGGTGGTTATAGCTTCTATTTTGATTGCACTGACTGCTATTTATCAGTATAACGAGCAGACCAAAGATTATCATGAAGATCGTTTGTTGCGTAAAGAAAATGCAGTTAAGGCCAGTATCGATATTGAATTGCAGCGTAGAACTACTTTCCCAGTAGAAGAGAAATATTTGCATTCAATATTTAAAGATAAAATTTATGATATTTCTGACATAAATCAGTTGGATATTATGATTTTCAACTTGGCTGGTGAACTACAAATTAGCTCTTCATCTGATTTTACAGAGGATACCACGGAGCATAAAATATCTCAGAGAGTGTTAACTCAATTGGCCGAAAGCCCAAACCATAGAGTAGTTGTTGAAGATCAAACTCCAAGCGGTATAAAATATAAATCATCTTACACTTATTTTAATGATAGAAAGTTTAAGCCTGTAGGAATTTTGCACGTTCATTATTTAAAAGACAACTCCTTTCAACAAGAAGAGCTTAAGGAATTTTTATCACGATTGGCTTTTGTCTATTTGTTTATGTTGCTTATAGCGATTGGTATTGCTTATTTTGTTTCTAAATACATAACACAGTCAATAAAAACCGTAAGCGAAAAAATGGCAAAAACGGCTTTGGGAAAGAGTAATGAAAAAATTATTTTAGATAATGCCAGTTTAGAAATTTACAATTTGGTCAATGCCTATAATGATATGGTTGATGAACTTGAAGATAGTGCTCTTAAATTGGCAAAAAGCCAGCGTGAACAGGCTTGGCGTGAAATGGCAAAACAAGTAGCACATGAAATTAAAAATCCGCTGACCCCAATGCGGCTAACGGTTCAGAGTTTTGAACAACGTTTTGATGCTAAAGATCCTAACATAAAATCTAAAATTCATGAATTTAGTAATTCCCTAATTCAGCAAATAGATACCATGAGTTCTATAGCTTCGGCATTTTCTAATTTTGCTGAAATGCCCAAGCAAAATAGTGAAAGCTTAAATGTTGTTGAAGTTGTAAAACTAGCATTAGATATTTTTAATGAAGATGATGTCCATTATTTTCATGAAGATAATGAAATTGTAGCTAAATTAGATAAAACACAATTAATTAGAGTTGTTACCAATTTGATTAAAAATGCGGTTCAATCAACTGAAAATAAAGAAGACGCAAAAATTGAAGTAAGGGTGGCTGAGGAAAACGAAAAGGTTATTATTACTGTTGCGGATAATGGTTTGGGAATAGATGAAGAAGTGAAAAATAAAATTTTTGAACCTAAATTTACTACAAAATCGAGCGGCATGGGCTTGGGCTTGGCAATGGTAAAAAATATTGTTGAGGCTTATGACGGAAATATTACCTTTGTATCAGAATTAGGAGTTGGTTCGGTCTTTACCGTTACCATTCCAAAAAATTAA
- a CDS encoding T9SS type A sorting domain-containing protein, with protein MGIKKLLSLLLFAPIFLFTITGSGQLELNDSEDFLKTTDTIPKKNLENKVTNLEKRALKIFPNPVKEVLIIGTLNAKSDAVNTVHIFNNLGQLVHQNSSIATENNQIKIKTESLKPGVYYLKVNKGSISKFIKI; from the coding sequence ATGGGCATAAAAAAATTATTAAGCTTGCTGCTTTTTGCCCCTATCTTTCTTTTTACAATAACTGGTTCTGGTCAATTGGAACTAAATGATTCAGAAGATTTCTTAAAAACAACTGACACCATTCCTAAAAAAAACCTTGAGAATAAGGTAACCAATTTAGAAAAAAGAGCCTTAAAAATCTTTCCTAATCCTGTAAAAGAAGTTCTGATTATTGGTACTTTAAATGCTAAAAGTGATGCTGTAAATACGGTTCATATTTTTAACAACCTAGGTCAGCTTGTACATCAAAATTCTTCAATAGCGACTGAAAATAATCAGATTAAAATTAAAACCGAAAGCCTTAAACCTGGTGTTTATTACCTTAAGGTTAATAAAGGAAGTATTTCTAAGTTTATTAAGATATAG
- the trpA gene encoding tryptophan synthase subunit alpha, with product MNRINQKLKENKRLLSIYFTAGYPNLEDTVTIIQNLEKSGVDMIEIGLPFSDPLADGPTIQASSTQALKNGMTSEILFEQLRSIRKSVNIPLLIMGYFNPILQYGVEKFCATCEGIGIDGMIIPDLPVDVYNEKYKYIFEKHGLINVFLITPQTSSERIRFIDSISNGFIYMVSSASVTGSQSGFGKEQTEYFERIEKMNLKNPQVIGFGISENKTFTQATNHAKGAIIGSAFIKHLTSFGVDSVNKFVSNILNS from the coding sequence ATGAACAGAATAAATCAAAAATTAAAAGAAAACAAACGTTTACTTTCTATATATTTTACAGCAGGTTATCCTAATTTGGAAGATACCGTAACCATTATCCAAAACCTGGAAAAATCAGGTGTGGATATGATCGAAATCGGTTTGCCGTTTAGCGATCCTCTTGCGGATGGCCCAACAATACAGGCCAGTTCTACCCAAGCTCTAAAAAATGGAATGACAAGTGAAATTTTATTCGAACAACTTAGAAGCATCAGAAAATCAGTAAATATTCCTTTATTAATTATGGGATATTTTAACCCAATATTACAATATGGTGTTGAAAAGTTCTGTGCAACATGTGAAGGTATTGGTATTGACGGAATGATAATTCCAGATTTGCCTGTAGATGTTTATAACGAAAAATACAAGTATATCTTTGAGAAACACGGTTTAATAAATGTATTTTTAATTACACCACAAACTTCTAGTGAACGCATCCGTTTTATTGATTCTATTTCAAACGGATTTATTTATATGGTTAGTAGTGCCAGTGTTACGGGTAGCCAATCGGGTTTTGGTAAGGAACAGACAGAATATTTTGAACGTATTGAAAAAATGAATTTAAAGAATCCGCAAGTTATTGGTTTTGGTATTTCTGAAAATAAAACGTTTACACAAGCTACCAACCATGCTAAAGGAGCAATTATTGGATCGGCATTTATAAAACATTTGACAAGTTTTGGTGTAGATAGTGTTAATAAATTTGTTAGCAATATTTTAAATAGTTAA
- the trpB gene encoding tryptophan synthase subunit beta: protein MSYNIDNKGYYGEFGGAYIPEMLYPNVEELRQNYLKVMAESDFQKEFQQLLKDYVGRPSPLYFAKRLSEKYNTKIYLKREDLNHTGAHKINNTIGQILMAKRLGKNRIIAETGAGQHGVATATVCALMGLECIVYMGEIDIARQAPNVARMKMLGATVIPALSGSRTLKDATNEAIRDWINNPVDTHYIIGSVVGPHPYPDMVARFQAVVSEEIQWQLKEKEGITKPDYVIACVGGGSNAAGAYYHYLEDTDVKLIAVEAAGLGVDSGESAATSVLGKEGIIHGSKTLLMQTNDGQITEPYSISAGLDYPGVGPMHAHLYKSGRAEFISVTDDEAMQAGLELSKLEGIIPAIESSHALAVFEKKKFKKDDVVVLSLSGRGDKDLETYINYFEL from the coding sequence ATGAGTTATAATATTGATAATAAAGGCTATTATGGTGAATTTGGTGGAGCATATATTCCAGAAATGCTCTATCCAAACGTAGAAGAGTTACGCCAAAACTATTTAAAAGTAATGGCTGAAAGTGATTTTCAAAAAGAATTTCAGCAGTTGCTAAAAGATTATGTGGGCAGGCCATCGCCATTGTACTTTGCAAAACGATTATCAGAAAAATACAACACAAAAATTTATTTAAAACGTGAAGATTTAAACCATACGGGTGCACACAAAATCAATAATACCATTGGGCAAATTTTGATGGCAAAAAGACTGGGTAAAAACCGAATTATTGCGGAAACTGGTGCGGGTCAACATGGTGTGGCTACGGCTACAGTTTGTGCGTTAATGGGTTTGGAATGTATTGTGTATATGGGCGAGATTGATATTGCTCGTCAAGCTCCAAATGTTGCCCGAATGAAAATGTTGGGAGCGACAGTTATACCAGCTTTATCAGGAAGTAGAACCCTAAAAGACGCCACAAATGAAGCCATACGTGATTGGATTAACAACCCTGTTGACACACATTATATTATTGGTTCAGTGGTTGGGCCGCATCCATATCCGGATATGGTAGCTCGTTTTCAAGCAGTAGTTTCGGAAGAAATACAATGGCAATTAAAAGAGAAAGAAGGGATAACTAAACCTGATTATGTTATTGCTTGTGTTGGTGGAGGTAGTAATGCCGCTGGAGCCTATTATCATTATTTAGAAGACACGGATGTAAAATTGATTGCTGTTGAAGCAGCAGGTTTAGGTGTTGACTCTGGTGAGAGTGCTGCAACTTCAGTGTTAGGTAAAGAAGGAATTATTCATGGAAGTAAAACCTTATTGATGCAGACTAATGACGGACAAATAACTGAGCCGTATTCTATTTCAGCGGGATTGGATTATCCTGGTGTAGGACCAATGCACGCACATTTATATAAATCGGGAAGAGCGGAGTTTATTTCTGTTACTGATGATGAAGCCATGCAAGCTGGATTAGAATTAAGTAAATTGGAAGGGATTATTCCTGCAATTGAAAGTTCGCATGCGTTAGCGGTTTTTGAAAAGAAAAAGTTTAAAAAGGATGATGTGGTTGTCTTAAGTTTGTCTGGGCGTGGTGATAAAGATTTGGAAACATATATCAACTATTTTGAATTGTAA
- a CDS encoding phosphoribosylanthranilate isomerase, with translation MRLKICGMKYHENIIEVAALQPDYMGFIFYDKSPRNFEGTLPDLAKTIKKVGVFVNASIDEVISKIERYNLQAVQLHGEESPEFCKALKRHPEFISGSVLEIIKVFSIKDKFDFSILKPYESVCDYFLFDTKGKNPGGNGYTFNWSVLRDYPSTKPYFLSGGIGLEEIEKLETFLKSDASRHCQVIDVNSKFEIEAGLKDVEKLKKFTDLLNIE, from the coding sequence ATGAGGTTGAAAATTTGTGGGATGAAATATCATGAGAATATAATTGAGGTTGCTGCATTGCAACCTGATTATATGGGCTTTATATTTTATGATAAATCACCACGAAATTTTGAAGGTACTTTACCTGATTTAGCAAAGACGATTAAAAAAGTAGGGGTTTTTGTAAATGCTAGTATTGATGAGGTTATTAGTAAAATAGAAAGATATAACCTTCAAGCTGTTCAATTACATGGAGAAGAATCACCTGAATTTTGCAAGGCTCTCAAGCGTCACCCTGAATTTATTTCAGGGTCTGTGTTAGAAATCATCAAAGTATTCTCCATAAAAGATAAATTTGATTTTAGCATTCTAAAACCATATGAATCCGTTTGTGATTATTTTCTGTTCGATACCAAAGGAAAAAACCCAGGCGGAAATGGTTATACTTTTAATTGGAGTGTTTTAAGAGATTACCCATCTACAAAACCGTATTTTTTAAGTGGTGGAATTGGTTTGGAAGAAATAGAAAAGTTAGAAACATTTTTAAAAAGCGATGCATCCAGACATTGTCAAGTAATAGACGTAAATAGTAAATTTGAAATAGAAGCAGGATTAAAAGATGTTGAGAAGCTAAAAAAGTTTACGGACTTATTAAATATAGAATGA
- a CDS encoding GIY-YIG nuclease family protein has product MQLSYIYIMTNKYRTTFYIGVTSNLMERVNNHAEGLGSKFTKKYNLTDFVYFEEFTDVNLAIKREKQLKNWHHDWKVNLIKEKNPNLETISVMRPLTKFRVT; this is encoded by the coding sequence ATGCAATTAAGTTATATTTACATAATGACCAATAAATACCGAACCACTTTTTATATAGGCGTAACTTCTAATTTAATGGAACGTGTAAATAATCATGCAGAAGGTTTAGGGTCTAAATTCACGAAAAAATATAATCTAACGGATTTTGTGTATTTTGAAGAATTTACAGACGTTAACTTAGCGATAAAAAGAGAAAAACAATTAAAAAATTGGCATCACGATTGGAAAGTAAATTTGATAAAAGAGAAAAATCCTAATTTGGAAACAATTAGTGTAATGCGACCCTTAACTAAATTCAGGGTTACGTAA
- the trpC gene encoding indole-3-glycerol phosphate synthase TrpC, with product MTILEKIIADKYLEVQLRKGVLPVSQLEKSVFFERKTISLAERLKESNTGIIAEHKRRSPSKSIINTGFNVFDVARGYEEAGVSGMSVLTDAKYFGGSLDDLLSARANCYLPLLRKEFIIDEYQLLVAKAYGADVVLLIAAVLSQKEIKHFSEFAKSLGLEVLLEVHNEEELQKSIMPSLDMLGVNNRNLKTFEVSLDNSKKLASKIPNDFVKVSESGISSVEAIKELQPHGYKGFLIGENFMKTDDAGKSAKEFIDKLNSK from the coding sequence ATGACGATACTAGAAAAAATTATAGCAGATAAATACTTAGAAGTTCAACTTCGCAAAGGGGTGTTGCCAGTGTCGCAATTGGAAAAGTCTGTTTTCTTTGAACGTAAAACGATCTCATTAGCAGAAAGATTAAAAGAGAGTAATACGGGAATTATTGCTGAACATAAAAGACGTTCACCATCAAAATCTATCATAAATACTGGTTTTAATGTTTTTGACGTAGCCCGAGGCTATGAAGAGGCTGGAGTATCTGGTATGTCCGTTTTAACAGATGCTAAGTATTTTGGGGGCTCATTAGACGATTTATTATCAGCCAGAGCCAATTGTTACCTGCCTTTGTTGCGAAAAGAATTTATTATTGATGAATATCAATTATTAGTTGCGAAAGCCTATGGAGCAGATGTAGTTTTGTTGATTGCTGCTGTGTTATCACAAAAAGAAATCAAGCATTTTTCTGAATTTGCTAAGAGCCTTGGACTAGAAGTTTTGCTAGAAGTACATAATGAAGAAGAATTGCAAAAATCTATCATGCCTAGTTTAGACATGTTGGGTGTAAATAATAGAAACTTAAAAACCTTTGAGGTAAGTTTAGATAACAGTAAAAAACTAGCCTCCAAAATACCAAATGATTTTGTAAAAGTTTCAGAAAGTGGAATTAGTAGTGTCGAAGCTATAAAAGAATTACAACCTCATGGTTATAAGGGTTTTCTAATTGGTGAAAATTTTATGAAAACCGATGATGCTGGTAAAAGTGCAAAGGAATTTATAGACAAACTGAATTCGAAATAG